The Candidatus Scalindua japonica sequence CAGTGGGTCCCATCTTTCTTCCACCAAGAAAGTAGTCATCGGTGGATTGTTGACGTCTTGCCAGCCAGACGCCAAGTCCAATAATACCAATCAAATAGGTTGTCAATACAACCCAGTCTATATTAGTCATGTTTCATAGCGGGTTTTACTTCAGGTACTAAAGTTACTTCAAACTTGCTATATTGACATGTAGTATGAGTTTGCATATCTTTAAAATCAAGGCAAAAAGATGATGGTGGTTATTGAGATTTATTCCTTAAGTTTTTGTGGATATATCCGATACTAAATACATAAGAGTTTTAACTCTGTTTAATGTATTAAGCATCCTGTCGGCCAACAGGCAGGTAATAACACGAAAAACACTCTGAATTACAGAAAGGGGAGAATGAGGTGGGAATAAACAGGTTATTTCTGGGTCCATTTAATGCTAAGATCTTTGGTGAGGAGATCAAAGAGAAGCAAGATAAGGTATTTGACGAGATTCTACAGGAGGAACATGTAAAGTTTGAACAACTGATATCAAAGATAGAAAAGAAATGGAATACAGAAAATCATTGCCGGGAATATAATCTTAAAGAAAAATACCATTTGCCGTCTACTGAGTAATCATTCATTGCACCCAGCGGCTTGTTTAGCGGGTGCAATGAACTATTTCTTTCTTTCTTGTTCTGCAAGGTTATATTAGTATTCAATCTTCAATATTTTATAACGCAATACACCTGCCGGCGCATTTACCTCAACTTCATCATTTACTTTGTGCTCTAAGAATGCCTGTGCGAAAGGTGAAGAGACCAGTATTTTGTCATTTATCGGATCATCGTCACCCGCGCCTACCAATTCGTAGTTTTCGATATCTCCTGTATCCAGGTCCTTGACCTCTACTTTTGCTCCAAAATGAACAGCATCAGTTGGGATATTGGAGGAGTCTACAATTTCTGTCCTTGCAAGTTTGTCTTCAAGTTGTCTGATCTTTGCTTCGAGCATCCCCTGCGCTTCTCTGGCGGCGTGGTATTCTGCATTTTCTTTAAGGTCGCCATATGCTCTTGCTGTTGCGATCGCTTCCTGGATCTCAGGCCTCTTTACATTTTTCATTTCATCTAACTCTTTTTTTAATTTTTCGAAGCCATCTTGTGACATATAAACTTTTTCCATCTTATATCTCCTGGATTTATTTGGTAATAAAAAGATCATTTAAAATAATTTTAAACATAATGTCAATAAGATTATGCTGTTTAATTTAGTAGATTTATTTTTATATCTTGTGTAGTGTAGTTATCTATCCGTGCCAATCGGGGCAATTCGTGTCTTAGTGTTGAGCCGGACTGGCTGAAAGGAGCTTAATTCTGTGAATCTAAAGAAAAATATTACAATTTCCTTATTACTGATTTTTTCTTTAACCTCTTTTTGTTCAACTGCATTCTCCAGACAGGGGACCTTAGTCGGACAAATAGTAGATGGTTTTGACAAAGTGGTAAAAGATGTTGAAGTTAAGATTAAGGGGACTAAGTTTGCTGCAAAGAGTGATGAGAATGGTAAATTTCGGATAAAATCCAACCCCGGTAAATTAGAAATAACGTTCAGAAAGAAAGGTTATGCGAAGCAGACAATTCCTGTAAACATGTTTGACACTTCAGATATCCACTTACCACAATTAGCTTTCTGGAAATATCCTGAGAGCGGCGGGGTCTTTCTGGTTAGAGTAAATGATTACAAAAAGATTGAATACTCAAGTTTTTATTCGGAACGTGATGACAGCAGCATAAGTTTTTATGTTAAAGGAGAGTCGACGAAGATTGAGTGTCCGAAAGAGGCGTTTGAACAGGGTAAAATCTGGCTGATGATGCTTGATTACTCTAAGGATGAACCGATAGTAGTGGGTAAAAACCTCTACAGGGTTACAGATACCAACCTTTTAGGTAACATTGCATTTGAGTCAGGGGACTGGGCTGTGGAAAAGGTTGACGATAAGTATTCAGAGGTATCAAACAGGGTAGGCATTCGTTATCTAACGCTTGAGCCTGGAAAGTATTACTATTGTATCGGGCAACTTACATTAAGATCAAAGATAGGCTTCGGTTATTATTTTGAGATTGTGGATCCCACCCCTTAAATACCAAGCTGTATGGCCGGTATCCCCAGTCCAAACTGATACATCCCGGTGGCATGGACAAGCAGTTTTTTGCCTGTCCGTGTTAGAAAAAAAGAGGTAAGGACGAATCTACATATAAATTAGCCGAAGTCTTTTGCAGGTTACATCTTATAGATTGAATCGAAACGTTAAATGGTTGCTATGCACATATTTACAAATAACTGAGAGTGCAGAAAAAACATCCAGAGAAAACCCGGAATAGAGGCGGAAAGTTAAAATGGACCAAATCACTATTTTCAGGGTAAAAAGGGTTAGTAATAATTTCAGATGTGTTTACGACACTCTTTCTGAAAGGAGTTACACGTAAACCCGGACAATCCATAAAGGAGGCTTTGGGCCGTAATCCAGAGCATGAGATTAAGGAAGCAAAAAGAGAGTTCCAGGCGTCTGCCTGGAACGGATTTCCATGTAGTTGAACTTGAGCTGTTCAAAGACGAGCAGATCAAGGCATTTGCCGAAACATGGTATATGGTTACGGGAGAGTGGAAAGGGTGGCGACAGTACGCTGCGCGCTAATATTCTCCGTGAAGACCTGTGTCAGGAGTTAGCGTCAGCCCCAGGAATTTACTGGAACCAGGCCGAAAAAATAATTGTCTATATCCAGTAGAGGGTCGGCGTCTTACAGGCGAGAGATAATAAGATTTTTGCCTTTCCACACAGGACATTTCAGGAGTATCTTACCGCTTCATGTATCAAAAGAAAGTGAGATTTTGAAGTCTATTTAAGGGACAGGGTCAATGCGGACCTTTTCCATGGTGGAGAGAGATCTTTCTTCTAGTGGCTGGTTCTTGCAGAAATACACCAGAAAATATATACGAACTCATTGATGCTTTGGTGCCCAATGATTACGACGAAAAAAGTTTATTTCGGGCCACAATCTTTCATGCCCAATTGGCTGCCCGCGCTATGGAGGAAACAGGTTTTTTGGCCTTTGTGGATGAGGAGTTGATTAAAGGGCCGGGTCGATTTGCCAAAATTCACAAACGTATTCAGGGGTGGTTGCTGCAGGCGATTACGGCTGATACAAAATTAAGTCCTACCGAAAGAAGCTCTGCCGGGACGGCGCTTGCGAAAATCGGAGACCCTCGAATTGATCCTGAAAAGTGGTTTTTGCCGAAAGAGGAGGATTTCGGATTTATTCGTATTGAGGCCGGTGGATTTATAATGGGAAGTGATAACCCCTTTGGTTTGCAGGATATGAATGGTAATGTCTGGAAATGGGCACTACATAGTTTTTTAGCATACAAATCATTGTTTTATGAGGAGTCATTAAAGGAAAGTGTGATTGACTTACGGTGTAATATTAGATATAAATAACCTATGTAAAATGGGTTGGACTTAAATTTCTATTCATGTAGAAAGGGGTATAGATAGTGTTAAAAGGATTAAAAAGAGACTTAATTACGATACTGACGATTTGTGTGGTAGTTTTTGGCGGATCTCTTTACAGTGCCAATAATATTAATGCGGAAGAGGGTAAAAAGAAGACTATTTATATCTGTTACTGTGCCGGTGGCTGTCTCTGTGCCTATGAGACGTATGAGCCCGGTGGAAGATGTGTCTGCGGCCTGGCTACGATACCATCAGACAGGGAAGAGATGAGTGACGAGTACGAATATGAGTGTGACTGCGGCACCATGTGTGAATGTGGAACAGTGGCCGATGAACCGGGCCTGTGTCATTGCGGAATATTGGAAATGAAGGAAGTGGAGTAAGCCGGGTGTAAAAGTGAAAGGGTGTTGTTCATCCTGATCTCTATATGAGAGGTTCCTGATTATTTAATATGATATCGTTTGGTAAGTTCAAACGTTATTCAAACAGTTGTTTCGTTATCTACTTAATTAACAGAAAGTCGGGTGGCATGGACAAACTGCTGTTTGCCTGTCCGTGTTTGTTAACACTTCATAGACCTTAGTACTTGTCTTCTGTATCGTTACCAAACGAGCTACATAACAAAGAGGCCGTTTGGAAAACTGTCCCATACCTTTCTTGATTGAGGGCAGTTCATTTAACCAGGTGAAGAGGTGCTATTGCAGAAGAAGATAATTGCAGTCTGTCTCACAATTAAATTATACAAACCGACGTAGACTTGTGAATTCCCGACTCAAGGTTTACTCATATTTTGCTTGATAATTCTGCCCTGAAAAATCCACTGTTTTTACAGCAAGCTCCTTTTCAAGTGCGCGTAAATCACCATTAAGTTTTTTACAAAGGGCCCTTTGTATTTTTGCTTCACTTCCCTGTTCTATCATTTTCTCAGCAAAGTTGATGTGATGTTCTGCATGAAGTTCTTTCGCCTTAGGTACGGTCAGACCAATAAGACGTTTTAGTTGATCGCTGATCGAAATGATTTCTCCCGTCTCAGGTTCTATCATGTCCGTGTTGATCCCATATCTTATAGCCTTCCACCAGTTTTCTTCAAGGTACCCTTCATTAAGGCTGCTTATGGGTATTCCCGCAAAGAACCTGTCTTGATATGTGTCTACGGCTGCCTGTATAAGCGCGGCAAATGCCCCGATACGGCGGACGGATGTGGGAATGTCAAAGATACGAAACTCAACAGTGCCCAGTGGTGGTTGGGGACGAATAATCCACCATAAATCACCCGGCTGCCTAATGTCTCCTGCCGCAAGGAATTTTTCGTAGAAATCTATAAGTTCTGCAAATGATTTAAAGGGTGGGGCAAATTTTGTTCGAGGCATAGAATGAAACAGGTGCGCGCGTGTGGAAACCAGACCGGTGTCTACACCATCGTAGTATGGGGAATTTGCGGACAGGGCTAAGAGAGGATAAGCCCAGCGCCGCATTTCATTCATGATATAGATTGCTGCTTCAGCATTTTTTACACCGACATGTATATGTAATCCAAAAGAGAGCATTCGGTGGGCAATATATCTGCAATTATTACGCACCCATTGATAATGTTCGCTGTCGACGAAGGGCTGTTTTTTCCAATCGGAAAAGGGGTGACTACCGGCGGCAACAATGTTCACATTAAGTTTACTGCAGCAATCAGCCAGGATAGTTCTGCCGTTTGATGTTTCTCGTAAAAGTTCATCTACCGTTTCATAAACACCGGTACGTGTCTCTAAAACGCATTGTAATAGTTCATAACAAACTCTTTCCCGGAAATCAGGTTCAAGGAGTGCCATAACTTCATTTACAGTAGGAGTAAGTTCTGCAGTTTCTTGGTCTATCAGATGTAGTTCTTCTTCTATTCCTAATGTAGGAAAGTCATTTCTCTTAAACGGTTTCACGATTCCTGTTTCCTTCTTTTTCTTTGACTGAAAACCTGAATTGTCAGTTCAGTCGGGTAGCCGCAACCTTCAGGTTGCGTTGTTTAAGTAATTTTTCATCTATACAATGTTTCAGGCAAACGAAGGCTAACTTCCTGTACCTGTTCGGGCGGGAAGTGTGCGATTACAATAAGATTTAATAAGGAAACTCAACACTTTTAAGAATATCTTTTGACATATCGTAAATCAAGTAAAAGATCCGTAATAAAAATTACTTATGAACACTTTCCGTGTTTACTAGAAAGACTATTTGACATAAAAACATTCTGTGATAAGCTTTAGTACTATGATAACAAAACATAATGAAAAGCAGGATATTCCCGAAGAGATGGTACTGGTCCCAGAAGGTCTGTTTTTAATGGGAAGCACGGAGGATGATATTAAAAAATTGTTAGAACTTGATCGCAATGTTGAGGCGAGCAGGTTTGATGTAGAGATCCCGCAGAGAGAGGTCTATATTGGCCCTTATCTGATTGATAAGTGTCCGGTTACCAATGCGGAATATAAGAGGTTTATAGAATCGGGTGGTTATAAGAATAGAGCTTTCTGGTCGAAGGCAGGATGGGATTATGTTTTAAAAATAAAACCTCTGGACGGTGACAGTGTGAACAGCGCCATGGATGGTGAAGATGATTGTCCGGTGGTAAATATTTCATGGTATGAGGCAGAAGCCTTTGCAGAATATATGGGAAAAAGACTCCCTACTGAAGCAGAATGGGAAAAAGCTGCTCGTGGTACGGATGGCAGGTTATATCCTTGGGGAAATGAATTTGATAAAACAAAACTGAATTGCTCCGAATCCGGAATTGAAAGCACAACCCCTGTTGTAAAATACTTACAAGGCAGAAGTGAATATGGATGCTTCGATATGGCGGGAAACGTCTGGGAGTGGACAGCAGACTGGTTTGACAGTCAGTATTACCGTTCTGCCCCAGACAGAGATCCGCAGGGGCCTGATAAAGCTGAGGATAAGCCGTTTTTCGGGAGACCGGAAGATGTGGGTACTTCTATTTACGAATTGGAGCCCTCAAAGGCAGGTAACAGCTCACTGAGCGATTGTAAGGTGTTACGTGGTGGTTCATGGAACGGTGGAGGTGTTATTCATATCCGTTGCGCAAATCGTGATTACGATGAACCTGATTACAGAAATGATACTATTGGTTTCAGATGTGCCAGATCTTTAATGTAAATTATCATATTGAGTTTTACGTTGATCAGACGGAATGAAAACGTAATATTATTTTAACTATATAGAATTAAATAACTTTGAAAGTGAATAAGAAAAAATGAAAGAAAAAGAGAACCTGGATAAGCTGTGCATAGATACTATTCGAACATTATCAATTGATGCAGTTCAAAAGGCTAATTCCGGACATCCCGGCGCCCCCATGGGTCTTGCACCTGTCGCATTTACGCTTTGGGATAGGTTTATGCGTCACATTCCTCAGAATACTGATTGGCCAAATCGAGATCGTTTTGTGCTATCAGCCGGGCATGCGTCCATGCTTTTGTATAGTATATTACACTTATTCGGATACGATGTCAGTCTTGACGATATTAAGAATTTTAGACAATTGCACAGTAAATGTGCCGGACATCCGGAGTATGGTATGGCGCCGGGTGTTGAAGTTACTACTGGACCTCTTGGGCAGGGAGCGGCAAACAGTGTTGGTATGGCCATGGCAGAAAGGTGGCTCCGGACATATTTCAATCGTCCCGGTCATGAGATAATTAATTATAATATATTTGCTATTGCGGGTGATGGGTGCATGATGGAAGGGATTTCCGGTGAAGCGGCATCTCTGGCAGGACATCTCGGCTTGAGTAACCTGGTGTGGATTTATGATAATAATAATATCACTATTGAAGGTGAAACATCGCTGGCATTCAGTGAAGATGTTGCTGTTCGATTCAAGGCATACGGTTGGAATGTGCGGCATGTTGCAGATGCTAATGATCTGGAAATCCTGGAGAAGGAAATTAAAGGGGCTATAGAAGAATTAAATCGCCCGTCTATAATTATTGTTGATAGTCATATCGCATATGGCAGTCCTAATAAGCAGGATTCGGCCGGCGCTCATGGTGCGCCTCTGGGTGTAGATGAAGTAAGAGCGACAAAAGAAAATTATGGTTGTGATCCGGACAAAACATTTTATGTGCCTGATGAAGTTGCGAAGTATAAAGAAGATGTAATTGAAAAGGGCGCAAAACTGGAAGAAGAATGGAATGAAAAGTTGAAAGCCTACGCGAAAGCACATCCTGATCTGGCAAAGCAGTTTGATATGATGCAGAACGGTGAACTGCCGGAAGATTGGGAGAGTGTGATCCCGAATTTTCCGACCGATTCAAAAGGGCTTGCTACTCGGGAATCAAACAATAAAGTACTAAACCCGATTGCTGATAAGATACCCTGGTTCATGGGCGGTTCTGCAGATTTAGGGCCTTCTACAAAGACTTATATAAAAGACGCTTCCAGCTTTAACAGGGAAGATTATGGCGGAAGGAATTTTCATTTTGGTGTTCGTGAACATGCTATGGGGGCAATTATTAATGGAATGTCGTTGAGCAAGATCAGGCCATACGGTGCCACATTTTTTGTTTTTTCAGATTATGTTCGTCCCGCTATCCGTTTGTCTTCACTGATGAAACTGCCAGTAATCTATATCTTCACCCATGATAGTATTGGTGTTGGTGAGGATGGGCCGACACACCAGCCGGTAGAGCATCTTGCATCACTTCGTGCAATGCCTGGCTTAGATGTCATTCGCCCTTCGGATGCCAATGAGTTATCAGTGATGTGGAAATATATCATGGCGCTAAAGGACCGTCCTGTTGCGCTTGTTTTAAGCAGGCAGGGTATGCCGACCATTGACAGATCGAAATACGCTTCGGCTGATGGTGCTGCAAAGGGCGCTTATGTTTTGATCGAGAGTGACGGGAAATCTGATATGATCCTGATAGGTACCGGTTCTGAGATCAAAATATGCCTGGATGTATATGATCAATTGACAAGTGAGGGGATCAATGTAAGGGTGGTAAGCATGCCTTGCAGCACTCTTTTTCAAAGCCAGGATAAAGCGTACCGTGAAAGCGTTCTACCTCGTTCTGTAAAGGACCGTATTGTGGTTGAGGCGGGTTCTACTTTTGGTTGGCATGGTTATGCCGGAAGAGAGGATGATTGCGGTATATTCGGACTTAAGAGCTTTGGCGCTTCAGCTCCATCAGGTGACTTGTATAAAGAGTATGGCTTTACTACTGAGAGAATAGTAGAGGTTGCAAAAAAAATGGTAGAGAAGAGTAAGAGGTGAAAAATTTTTTTCAACGATCAGTATGAAAAAGAAAATTCATGCCTATCCAAATAAGCAGAAGCTTTTAACTGCGACTGCAGAGCATATGGTTGGCTCTATTGTGCAGACTATAAGGAATAACGGGGTGTGCAATGTTGTATTGTCAGGAGGGAGCACTCCGGGTGGCGTTTTTTCTCTATTGGCATCAGATTCAAATCGTGATCAGGTGGATTGGGGCAGGATTCATATTTTCTGGGGTGATGAACGAATGGTTCCTCCGGAACATAATGATAGTAATTTCAGAATGGCGAGGGAAACACTTCTTGATCATATCAAAATATCGGACAAAAACGTTCATCGAATTCGAGGAGAGATTGCGCCGGAATTGGCTGCTGCAGAGTATGTAGAGTTGTTGAATGATCATTTTAAAGGCAGTTTGCCATGTTTTGATCTGGTGTTACTCGGATTGGGAGAGGACGGTCATACCGCATCACTCTTTCCCGAAACTGATGCGGTCGAAGAGTCTGAAAAGAACGTAGTTGCTGTTTTTGTTCCAAAATTAGATACATGGCGGGTAACGCTGACATTGGCTGTGATTAATGCAGCCAGAGAAGTCTTATTTCTGGTTTCGGGAAAGTCGAAATCCGAAATTATACAGCGTATTATAAGTACTAAACAACCTGTTAAAGAACTTCCCGCAACCATGGTTAATCCACAAAATGGCGAGCTTCATTGGATGTTGGATTCTGATGCGATGGTTTTAATAAATAAAAGCGGAAGAGAAGTAATGTTTCCTTTTTGAATTACATAAAAAGTTAAAAACGCCTGAAGTTTAAAGTGAACCAATTGAAAGATAATTGCTTTAAATTAACTTTAGTTACTAAAGTCCACTTAAGGCACTTCAAATTTTTATTAGTGAGGCATAAATAATTATGAGTAAACAAGTGTTTGGCCTTATAGGTCTAGGTGTTATGGGACAGAATTTCGTTCTGAATGTTGAACGCAACGGTTTCAGTGTCGCGGTATATAACAGATCGAAAGAAACAACAGAAAAGTATATTGAAAGTCCGGCGGCAGGTAAAAATATCAAGCCCACATTTACCTTAAAGGAGTTTGTTGACTCGCTTGAAAGTCCTCGTAAGATCATGTTGTTAGTCAAAGCGGGGGTGCCTGTTGATGCGACTATACAACAACTCGTCCCTTTACTGGATAAAGGTGACTTGATTATTGATGGTGGAAACTCTTTTTTTCTTGATACGGAACGACGGGCAAAGGAGTTGGAGTCTCAAGGATTCAATTTCTTTGGCATGGGAGTTTCCGGTGGTGAAGAGGGTGCTCTATGGGGACCAAGTCTGATGCCGGGTGGTTCCAGGGATGCTTACAAGGAGGTTGAACCTATTATGACGGCAGTTGCCGCAAAGGCAGAAGAGGATGGGGAGTCATGTGTGACATATATTGGACCCGGTGGATCAGGCCATTATGTTAAAATGGTACATAACGGTATTGAGTATGGCGATATGCAGCTTATCGCGGAGGCTTATGATTTGCTCAAACAGGCACTTGGGCTTTCTGCTCAACAATTTCATGAGATTTTTGCCGAATGGAATAGAGGAGAACTCTCATCTTTTTTGATCGAAGTAACAGCGAATGTTTTTAAGAAGGTGGATGAAGAGAGCGGCTTACCGTTAGTAGACGTAATACTGGATAAAGCAGGTCAGAAGGGCACAGGCAAATGGATGAGTATAAATGCTCTGGAACTGGGGGCCGCAATCCCTACAATAACTGCGGCAGTTGATGGCAGAATTCTCTCTTCTCAAAAAGAGGAAAGAGTAAAAGCTTCTGGTATATTAACAGGCCCAACCGGAAAATATACAGGCGGGTCCGAACAAAAGCTGATTGACGCAGTTCGTGACGCGTTATATGCGTCTAAGATCTGTTCTTACGCGCAGGGGATGAGTTTGCTTAAAAAGGCTTCAGATGAATACAATTATAACCTGGACCTTGGTACCATCGCCAGGATCTGGAGGTCAGGTTGTATTATCAGGGCAAGGTTCCTTAATGATATAACAAATGCTTATAATCGTAACAGGGAATTAGCTAATCTGCTGGTAGACGGGGAGTTTCAAAAGGCGATAAATACACGGCAGGATGCCTGGCGTTTTACCATCAAGTGTGCTGTAGAAATGGGCATACCCATGCCGGCGATGAGTGTGTCATTGGCCTATTATGATGCTTACCGCAGTGAACGCCTTCCGGCCAATTTGATTCAGGCACAAAGAGATTTTTTCGGGGCACATACATTTGAACGTATTGATAAATCTGGTATTTTTCATGCTGACTGGGAGGAAAAATGAATAAATCTGAGTCCACTGCCATAGTGATTTTTGGGGCGTCTGGTGATTTGACGAAACGTAAATTAATACCGGCCTTGTTTGAGGCGAGCCTGGAAGGCCTCCTT is a genomic window containing:
- a CDS encoding formylglycine-generating enzyme family protein, whose amino-acid sequence is MITKHNEKQDIPEEMVLVPEGLFLMGSTEDDIKKLLELDRNVEASRFDVEIPQREVYIGPYLIDKCPVTNAEYKRFIESGGYKNRAFWSKAGWDYVLKIKPLDGDSVNSAMDGEDDCPVVNISWYEAEAFAEYMGKRLPTEAEWEKAARGTDGRLYPWGNEFDKTKLNCSESGIESTTPVVKYLQGRSEYGCFDMAGNVWEWTADWFDSQYYRSAPDRDPQGPDKAEDKPFFGRPEDVGTSIYELEPSKAGNSSLSDCKVLRGGSWNGGGVIHIRCANRDYDEPDYRNDTIGFRCARSLM
- the gndA gene encoding NADP-dependent phosphogluconate dehydrogenase, which codes for MSKQVFGLIGLGVMGQNFVLNVERNGFSVAVYNRSKETTEKYIESPAAGKNIKPTFTLKEFVDSLESPRKIMLLVKAGVPVDATIQQLVPLLDKGDLIIDGGNSFFLDTERRAKELESQGFNFFGMGVSGGEEGALWGPSLMPGGSRDAYKEVEPIMTAVAAKAEEDGESCVTYIGPGGSGHYVKMVHNGIEYGDMQLIAEAYDLLKQALGLSAQQFHEIFAEWNRGELSSFLIEVTANVFKKVDEESGLPLVDVILDKAGQKGTGKWMSINALELGAAIPTITAAVDGRILSSQKEERVKASGILTGPTGKYTGGSEQKLIDAVRDALYASKICSYAQGMSLLKKASDEYNYNLDLGTIARIWRSGCIIRARFLNDITNAYNRNRELANLLVDGEFQKAINTRQDAWRFTIKCAVEMGIPMPAMSVSLAYYDAYRSERLPANLIQAQRDFFGAHTFERIDKSGIFHADWEEK
- a CDS encoding carboxypeptidase-like regulatory domain-containing protein; translated protein: MNLKKNITISLLLIFSLTSFCSTAFSRQGTLVGQIVDGFDKVVKDVEVKIKGTKFAAKSDENGKFRIKSNPGKLEITFRKKGYAKQTIPVNMFDTSDIHLPQLAFWKYPESGGVFLVRVNDYKKIEYSSFYSERDDSSISFYVKGESTKIECPKEAFEQGKIWLMMLDYSKDEPIVVGKNLYRVTDTNLLGNIAFESGDWAVEKVDDKYSEVSNRVGIRYLTLEPGKYYYCIGQLTLRSKIGFGYYFEIVDPTP
- a CDS encoding carboxylate-amine ligase, whose protein sequence is MKPFKRNDFPTLGIEEELHLIDQETAELTPTVNEVMALLEPDFRERVCYELLQCVLETRTGVYETVDELLRETSNGRTILADCCSKLNVNIVAAGSHPFSDWKKQPFVDSEHYQWVRNNCRYIAHRMLSFGLHIHVGVKNAEAAIYIMNEMRRWAYPLLALSANSPYYDGVDTGLVSTRAHLFHSMPRTKFAPPFKSFAELIDFYEKFLAAGDIRQPGDLWWIIRPQPPLGTVEFRIFDIPTSVRRIGAFAALIQAAVDTYQDRFFAGIPISSLNEGYLEENWWKAIRYGINTDMIEPETGEIISISDQLKRLIGLTVPKAKELHAEHHINFAEKMIEQGSEAKIQRALCKKLNGDLRALEKELAVKTVDFSGQNYQAKYE
- the greA gene encoding transcription elongation factor GreA: MEKVYMSQDGFEKLKKELDEMKNVKRPEIQEAIATARAYGDLKENAEYHAAREAQGMLEAKIRQLEDKLARTEIVDSSNIPTDAVHFGAKVEVKDLDTGDIENYELVGAGDDDPINDKILVSSPFAQAFLEHKVNDEVEVNAPAGVLRYKILKIEY
- the pgl gene encoding 6-phosphogluconolactonase; translated protein: MKKKIHAYPNKQKLLTATAEHMVGSIVQTIRNNGVCNVVLSGGSTPGGVFSLLASDSNRDQVDWGRIHIFWGDERMVPPEHNDSNFRMARETLLDHIKISDKNVHRIRGEIAPELAAAEYVELLNDHFKGSLPCFDLVLLGLGEDGHTASLFPETDAVEESEKNVVAVFVPKLDTWRVTLTLAVINAAREVLFLVSGKSKSEIIQRIISTKQPVKELPATMVNPQNGELHWMLDSDAMVLINKSGREVMFPF
- the tkt gene encoding transketolase, whose translation is MKEKENLDKLCIDTIRTLSIDAVQKANSGHPGAPMGLAPVAFTLWDRFMRHIPQNTDWPNRDRFVLSAGHASMLLYSILHLFGYDVSLDDIKNFRQLHSKCAGHPEYGMAPGVEVTTGPLGQGAANSVGMAMAERWLRTYFNRPGHEIINYNIFAIAGDGCMMEGISGEAASLAGHLGLSNLVWIYDNNNITIEGETSLAFSEDVAVRFKAYGWNVRHVADANDLEILEKEIKGAIEELNRPSIIIVDSHIAYGSPNKQDSAGAHGAPLGVDEVRATKENYGCDPDKTFYVPDEVAKYKEDVIEKGAKLEEEWNEKLKAYAKAHPDLAKQFDMMQNGELPEDWESVIPNFPTDSKGLATRESNNKVLNPIADKIPWFMGGSADLGPSTKTYIKDASSFNREDYGGRNFHFGVREHAMGAIINGMSLSKIRPYGATFFVFSDYVRPAIRLSSLMKLPVIYIFTHDSIGVGEDGPTHQPVEHLASLRAMPGLDVIRPSDANELSVMWKYIMALKDRPVALVLSRQGMPTIDRSKYASADGAAKGAYVLIESDGKSDMILIGTGSEIKICLDVYDQLTSEGINVRVVSMPCSTLFQSQDKAYRESVLPRSVKDRIVVEAGSTFGWHGYAGREDDCGIFGLKSFGASAPSGDLYKEYGFTTERIVEVAKKMVEKSKR